Proteins from a single region of Punica granatum isolate Tunisia-2019 chromosome 8, ASM765513v2, whole genome shotgun sequence:
- the LOC116187649 gene encoding probable glycosyltransferase At3g07620 has translation MNQNRIRSFSSFSIFLVIPLSGIILLLIIIPWKDSERLLQSYLYSAPSWRPSSTSSNAATSSSSSHQPSIFHSSPSLPVEEMKRRSEYYKHAPVADAKLQKAKGVLARARALIREAVMNPNHTSKLHDPDYVPHGDIYRNAYAFHRSYLLMESHFKIFVYKEGEPPIFHNGVCKDIYSMEGFFINFMELDTRFRTQEPSEAHVYFLPFSVVMILEHLFDPIIRDKAVLQRVLVDYIHVISHKYPYWNRSLGTDHFMLSCHDWGPRATWYVPQLYFNSIRVLCNANTSEHFNPRKDASFPEINLRTGEIPDLTISSNFKTERPILAFFAGGPHGRIRPALFHHWKEKDESLLVYETLPEGLSYSEMMRKSKFCLCPSGHEVASPRIPEAIYADCVPVLISEHYVLPFSDVLDWDSFSVRISVKDIPDLKKILTGIREKEYVRMQANVRQVKRHFAVNNPPKRFDVFSMIIHSVWLRRLNLRIGVI, from the exons ATGAACCAAAACCGGATCAGATCATTTTCATCTTTCTCTATCTTTCTTGTAATTCCTCTTTCTGGAATTATTTTACTGCTCATCATAATTCCCTGGAAGGATTCGGAGCGGCTCTTGCAGTCGTATTTGTACTCCGCTCCTTCATGGAGGCCGTCGTCGACCAGCTCCAATGCTGCTACTTCATCGTCGTCATCCCATCAACCTTCAATTTTTCATTCGTCGCCATCTCTCCCA GTTGAGGAGATGAAGAGGAGGAGTGAATATTATAAGCACGCTCCAGTGGCAGATGCAAAGTTGCAGAAGGCTAAAGGCGTGCTTGCCAGGGCTAGGGCATTGATAAGAGAGGCAGTTATGAACCCTAATCACACGTCGAAGCTTCACGACCCTGATTACGTCCCACATGGCGATATATATCGGAATGCATATGCATTTCATCG GAGCTACCTGCTAATGGAGAGTCACTTCAAGATATTTGTTTATAAAGAAGGAGAACCCCCAATCTTCCACAATGGCGTTTGCAAGGACATCTATTCCATGGAAGGCTTCTTCATCAACTTCATGGAATTGGACACCCGATTTCGGACCCAAGAACCCAGCGAGGCCCATGTCTACTTCCTTCCGTTCAGCGTCGTCATGATTCTTGAGCACCTCTTCGATCCAATCATTCGAGACAAGGCCGTCCTACAGAGAGTCTTGGTCGACTACATCCATGTCATCTCGCACAAGTACCCTTACTGGAACAGAAGCCTCGGGACTGATCATTTCATGCTTTCTTGTCATGACTGG GGACCAAGAGCAACGTGGTACGTGCCCCAGCTCTACTTCAACTCGATTCGAGTCCTTTGCAATGCTAACACCTCCGAGCACTTCAATCCACGGAAAGATGCCTCCTTCCCTGAGATCAACCTTAGGACCGGCGAGATTCCAGACCTCACTATATCCTCCAACTTCAAAACGGAGCGACCTATCCTCGCCTTCTTTGCAGGTGGGCCCCACGGCCGGATTCGTCCTGCTTTATTCCATCACTGGAAGGAGAAAGATGAGTCCCTCCTTGTCTATGAAACCCTACCCGAGGGTCTCTCCTACTCCGagatgatgaggaagagcaAGTTCTGCCTCTGCCCGAGCGGCCACGAAGTTGCAAGTCCAAGGATCCCAGAGGCGATCTACGCGGACTGTGTCCCAGTGCTGATCTCAGAGCATTACGTGCTGCCCTTCAGCGATGTGCTAGACTGGGATTCCTTCTCGGTTAGGATTTCTGTAAAGGATATCCCGGACCTAAAGAAGATACTGACAGGGATTCGTGAGAAGGAATATGTGAGAATGCAAGCTAATGTGAGGCAGGTGAAGCGGCATTTTGCTGTGAACAATCCGCCCAAGAGGTTCGACGTGTTCAGTATGATCATTCACTCGGTCTGGCTCCGAAGGTTGAACCTGCGCATCGGTGTAATCTAA
- the LOC116187650 gene encoding uncharacterized protein LOC116187650: MFFDQPGRTSLPPPLAEKITDDPVTVKTAQSTVTLAYQANIAGFWHNVTVVWCKNLMNHSLCITIDSLEGNFHYTCKVDLKPWHFWSKKGYKSFEVESNRVDVYWDLRSAKFSSSPEPCSDYYVALVSEEEVVLLLGDYKKKAYKRTKSRPALVDAILFYKKENVFGKKSFSTRARFDERTKEHEIIVEGTTSGPRDPEMWISVDGIVLIHVRNLHWKFRGNQTVMVNKLPVQVFWDVHDWLFKSPGTGHGLFIFKPGQADCESDRDGSSRGENSDNSTGSRYYPAQTGFPTAEFCLFLYAWKIE; the protein is encoded by the coding sequence ATGTTCTTCGATCAGCCAGGTAGAACGTCTCTGCCACCTCCACTGGCAGAGAAGATAACGGATGATCCCGTGACCGTTAAAACTGCCCAGAGCACGGTGACCCTCGCATACCAGGCCAACATTGCGGGTTTCTGGCACAACGTGACAGTCGTCTGGTGCAAGAACCTGATGAACCATTCCCTCTGCATCACCATCGACAGCCTGGAGGGCAACTTTCACTACACGTGCAAGGTCGACCTGAAGCCCTGGCATTTTTGGAGCAAGAAGGGTTACAAGTCATTCGAGGTCGAGTCAAATAGGGTCGATGTGTACTGGGACCTCCGGTCAGCTAAATTCTCCAGCAGCCCTGAGCCCTGCTCCGACTACTACGTCGCCCTGGTCTCGGAAGAAGAGGTTGTGCTGCTATTGGGAGATTACAAGAAGAAGGCTTACAAGAGGACCAAATCGAGGCCAGCCCTTGTGGACGCTATCCTATTCTACAAGAAGGAGAACGTCTTTGGTAAGAAGAGCTTCTCCACAAGAGCAAGGTTCGATGAGAGAACGAAAGAGCATGAGATCATAGTCGAGGGCACGACTTCCGGGCCCAGAGATCCAGAGATGTGGATCAGCGTGGACGGGATTGTACTCATACACGTGAGAAACCTGCACTGGAAGTTCCGGGGGAACCAGACCGTGATGGTCAACAAGCTACCCGTCCAGGTATTCTGGGATGTCCACGACTGGCTCTTCAAGAGCCCTGGCACAGGTCATGGGCTATTCATCTTCAAGCCGGGGCAGGCCGACTGCGAGAGCGACCGGGATGGGAGTAGTCGAGGGGAAAACAGCGACAACAGCACTGGAAGCAGGTATTACCCAGCCCAAACGGGATTCCCTACCGCGGAGTTTTGCCTCTTCTTATACGCATGGAAGATCGAGTGA
- the LOC116187651 gene encoding protein transport protein SFT2-like has translation MQNTAQSWFTGGPSSGEQPKSSPSLLADWNAYASSQDSDNPLLGFDLEAAVRTANDKVSGTFNVVSQGMRDLPGSIQSATSTVPSGKSLMYFGLLLAAGVFFIFIAFTMFLPVMVIMPQKFAICFTIGCTFIIGSFFPLKGPKNQLAHMSSKERLPFTAVFIGSMVGTVYVSMFLHSYVLSVLFSVLQVLALSYYVVSYFPGGSAGLKFISSTLTSSVFRCFGR, from the exons ATGCAGAACACGGCTCAATCGTGGTTCACCGGCGGCCCGAGCAGCGGCGAGCAGCCTAAGTCGTCGCCGTCGCTGCTGGCGGACTGGAACGCGTATGCCTCGTCCCAAGACAGCGACAACCCTCTCCTAGGGTTCGATCTCGAAGCTGCAGTCCGTACGGCCAACGACAAGGTTTCCGGCACCTTCAATGT GGTCTCACAGGGTATGAGGGATTTACCTGGGAGCATTCAGTCTGCCACTAGCACTGTCCCGTCGGGAAAATCCCTCATGTACTTCGGTTTACTCCTTGCCGCCGGAgtcttcttcattttcatagCATTCACCATGTTTCTTCCGGTGATGGTGATAATGCCTCAGAAGTTTGCTATCTGCTTCACAATTGGCTGCACCTTCATTATCGGCTCTTTCTTCCCTCTTAAGGGTCCGAAGAATCAGCTTGCTCACATGTCATCTAAAGAG AGGCTTCCTTTCACAGCAGTATTTATCGGGAGCATGGTGGGTACAGTATATGTTTCCATGTTCCTTCACAGCTACGTCCTTTCCGTGCTCTTCTCGGTTCTGCAG GTCCTTGCTCTGTCATATTACGTGGTGTCCTACTTTCCTGGGGGATCTGCTGGACTGAAGTTTATATCATCGACCCTAACCTCATCGGTTTTCAGATGTTTCGGAAGGTGA